In one window of Anthonomus grandis grandis chromosome 11, icAntGran1.3, whole genome shotgun sequence DNA:
- the LOC126742340 gene encoding probable pseudouridine-5'-phosphatase isoform X3: MSKYRAVSHVIFDMDGILLDTEPLYTKAIQNVVGRYGKTFTWEHKSQMMGLQTAESSKFIVKALDLPITWEEYNSIILEEYKITLANPEIIPGAKRLVHHLSKHNIPISVATSSSQDSFELKSAKHKDFFKLFDHIVCGGSDPEVKQGKPAPDIFLVSASRFPDKPNPEKCLVFEDAPNGVQAAVNAGMQVVMCPDENVPSELRKNATMVVNSLDDTPVEAFGLPELIK; the protein is encoded by the exons ATGTCCAAATATAGAGCAGTCAGTCATGTTATTTTTGATATGGATGGAATTCTATTAG ACACAGAACCACTTTACACAAAAGCAATTCAAAATGTAGTAGGCCGATATGGTAAAACATTTACCTGGGAGCATAAGTCCCAAATGATGGGTCTCCAAACGGCTGAATCCTCAAAATTTATAGTTAAAGCCCTAGACTTACCGATTACCTGGGAAGAGTACAACTCTATTATCCTGGAAGAGTACAAAATTACCCTGGCTAATCCGGAAATAATACCTG GGGCAAAAAGGTTAGTGCACCACCTTTCTAAACATAACATTCCAATCTCGGTGGCAACATCCTCATCGCAAGACAGTTTTGAACTAAAGTCCGCGAAAcataaagattttttcaaattgttcGATCACATAGTGTGTGGCGGAAGCGATCCGGAAGTAAAACAAGGAAAACCTGCTCCCGATATATTCCTGGTATCCGCATCGAG GTTTCCTGATAAACCGAACCCCGAAAAATGTTTGGTGTTCGAGGACGCCCCTAACGGGGTACAAGCGGCGGTAAATGCAGGCATGCAAGTGGTGATGTGTCCGGATGAAAATGTGCCATCGGAACTTAGGAAAAATGCCACTATGGTGGTGAATTCTTTGGATGATACTCCTGTAGAAGCTTTTGGATTGCctgagttaataaaataa
- the LOC126742340 gene encoding pseudouridine-5'-phosphatase-like isoform X1 — protein sequence MSKYRAVSHVIFDMDGILLDTEPLYTKAIQNVVGRYGKTFTWEHKSQMMGLQTAESSKFIVKALDLPITWEEYNSIILEEYKITLANPEIIPASRFGKNYTSDIVAKVTGTVERESARIAVTEMKLPMPVEEFQNEFHKLSYDFFRKYGVTVFPGAKRLVHHLSKHNIPISVATSSSQDSFELKSAKHKDFFKLFDHIVCGGSDPEVKQGKPAPDIFLVSASRFPDKPNPEKCLVFEDAPNGVQAAVNAGMQVVMCPDENVPSELRKNATMVVNSLDDTPVEAFGLPELIK from the exons ATGTCCAAATATAGAGCAGTCAGTCATGTTATTTTTGATATGGATGGAATTCTATTAG ACACAGAACCACTTTACACAAAAGCAATTCAAAATGTAGTAGGCCGATATGGTAAAACATTTACCTGGGAGCATAAGTCCCAAATGATGGGTCTCCAAACGGCTGAATCCTCAAAATTTATAGTTAAAGCCCTAGACTTACCGATTACCTGGGAAGAGTACAACTCTATTATCCTGGAAGAGTACAAAATTACCCTGGCTAATCCGGAAATAATACCTG CTAGTAGGTTCGGGAAAAATTATACTAGTGATATTGTGGCAAAGGTAACCGGTACCGTGGAACGTGAATCTGCTCGCATCGCTGTTACGGAAATGAAACTTCCCATGCCCGTGGAAGAGTTTCAAAACGAGTTTCATAAACtttcttatgatttttttagaaaatatgggGTCACAGTTTTTCCAG GGGCAAAAAGGTTAGTGCACCACCTTTCTAAACATAACATTCCAATCTCGGTGGCAACATCCTCATCGCAAGACAGTTTTGAACTAAAGTCCGCGAAAcataaagattttttcaaattgttcGATCACATAGTGTGTGGCGGAAGCGATCCGGAAGTAAAACAAGGAAAACCTGCTCCCGATATATTCCTGGTATCCGCATCGAG GTTTCCTGATAAACCGAACCCCGAAAAATGTTTGGTGTTCGAGGACGCCCCTAACGGGGTACAAGCGGCGGTAAATGCAGGCATGCAAGTGGTGATGTGTCCGGATGAAAATGTGCCATCGGAACTTAGGAAAAATGCCACTATGGTGGTGAATTCTTTGGATGATACTCCTGTAGAAGCTTTTGGATTGCctgagttaataaaataa
- the LOC126742340 gene encoding pseudouridine-5'-phosphatase-like isoform X2, giving the protein MSKYRAVSHVIFDMDGILLDTEGVYKKAIATIASRFGKNYTSDIVAKVTGTVERESARIAVTEMKLPMPVEEFQNEFHKLSYDFFRKYGVTVFPGAKRLVHHLSKHNIPISVATSSSQDSFELKSAKHKDFFKLFDHIVCGGSDPEVKQGKPAPDIFLVSASRFPDKPNPEKCLVFEDAPNGVQAAVNAGMQVVMCPDENVPSELRKNATMVVNSLDDTPVEAFGLPELIK; this is encoded by the exons ATGTCCAAATATAGAGCAGTCAGTCATGTTATTTTTGATATGGATGGAATTCTATTAG ataccGAGGGCGTGTATAAAAAAGCAATCGCGACAATAGCTAGTAGGTTCGGGAAAAATTATACTAGTGATATTGTGGCAAAGGTAACCGGTACCGTGGAACGTGAATCTGCTCGCATCGCTGTTACGGAAATGAAACTTCCCATGCCCGTGGAAGAGTTTCAAAACGAGTTTCATAAACtttcttatgatttttttagaaaatatgggGTCACAGTTTTTCCAG GGGCAAAAAGGTTAGTGCACCACCTTTCTAAACATAACATTCCAATCTCGGTGGCAACATCCTCATCGCAAGACAGTTTTGAACTAAAGTCCGCGAAAcataaagattttttcaaattgttcGATCACATAGTGTGTGGCGGAAGCGATCCGGAAGTAAAACAAGGAAAACCTGCTCCCGATATATTCCTGGTATCCGCATCGAG GTTTCCTGATAAACCGAACCCCGAAAAATGTTTGGTGTTCGAGGACGCCCCTAACGGGGTACAAGCGGCGGTAAATGCAGGCATGCAAGTGGTGATGTGTCCGGATGAAAATGTGCCATCGGAACTTAGGAAAAATGCCACTATGGTGGTGAATTCTTTGGATGATACTCCTGTAGAAGCTTTTGGATTGCctgagttaataaaataa
- the LOC126742342 gene encoding uncharacterized protein LOC126742342: MGMKTKTGMAAIAVTVAAFMCILLAFVTPYWLVNNGKVPNSNFEKIGLWEVCFNNFEDFRHHYDYKFTGCWWVFEEEYYIINDFLLPGFFILTQFFFTLCMTLVLIAAFLTWLYCFCSRDHDKYLLLLLSNGSNLILAGICGLIASLIFGFNGDRRDWMPQWQNNDLGWSFGLACVGSLLLLPAGALFLVEARRAKYRRLRGSAPQSHYSIEAHKPSGSHHTDI, from the exons ATGGGCATGAAAACCAAAACAGGAATGGCAGCGATTGCTGTCACAGTAGCAGCTTTTATGTGCATTCTCTTGGCTTTTGTAACACCTTATTGGCTGGTTAATAACGGAAAGGTGCCTAATAgcaattttgagaaaatcg GTCTATGGGAGGTGTGTTTTAATAACTTTGAAGATTTCCGACACCATTACGATTACAAATTCACTGGCTGCTGGTGGGTGTTTGAAGAAGAATACTACATCATTAATGACTTTTTATTGCCCGGTTTTTTCATATTGACCCAGTTCTTTTTCACTCTGTGTATGACCCTTGTACTTATCGCTGCATTTTTGACATGGCTGTATTGTTTCTGTAGCAGGGACCATGATAAATACTTGTTGCTGCTGTTAAGCAATGGATCTAACCTCATTCTTGCAG GAATTTGTGGGTTAATCGCAAGCctaatatttggttttaatgGTGATCGTCGTGACTGGATGCCCCAGTGGCAAAACAACGATTTGGGCTGGTCATTTGGTTTGGCTTGTGTCGGTTCACTTCTATTACTGCCCGCAGGAGCCCTGTTTTTAGTGGAGGCTCGCAGGGCCAAGTATAGGAGGCTCAGGGGCTCTGCCCCTCAGTCCCATTATAGCATCGAGGCACACAAACCCAGCGGGTCACATCATACGGATATTTAA
- the LOC126742341 gene encoding uncharacterized protein LOC126742341, with protein MVELRSFEDDRMKKRTLAGNAAIGFVVIAFILIAVAFATPSWIVSDYRITGARLDRFGLWTHCFRSLPDPVDVYQYRFFVGCRWLYDPFTTGYDQIRGFLMPSFFKATQFFFTVCFIAVMISALLTILYFLCCGPDMNRYVTLIRVNGGLLLVAGISGAIAVIVFASKANKKGWMPGHQNNFFGWSFALACIGVLAALVASALFFSDAHVQQRKRKQLKDSQIRFEMEHEKI; from the exons ATGGTGGAATTGCGTTCTTTCGAAGACGATAGg ATGAAGAAACGTACCCTAGCAGGCAACGCTGCGATCGGGTTCGTCGTCATAGCGTTCATCCTGATCGCGGTAGCGTTCGCCACCCCCAGCTGGATAGTATCTGACTACAGGATCACCGGTGCCAGACTGGACAGATTCGGACTCTGGACCCACTGTTTCCGCTCCCTTCCAGACCCGGTGGACGTCTACCAGTACAGATTCTTCGTGGGTTGTCGTTGGCTCTACGATCCCTTCACCACCGGCTACGATCAGATAAGGGGTTTCTTGATGCCCTCATTCTTTAAAGCCACCCAGTTCTTTTTCACCGTGTGTTTTATCGCGGTCATGATAAGTGCCCTCTTAactattttatactttttatgttGCGGACCGGATATGAACAGGTACGTTACGTTGATTAGGGTGAACGGGGGGCTGTTGTTGGTCGCGGGGATCTCGGGCGCCATAGCTGTCATAGTGTTCGCCTCCAAAGCGAATAAAAAAGGCTGGATGCCGGGTCATCAGAATAATTTCTTCGGGTGGTCGTTTGCCCTTGCGTGTATCGGGGTGTTGGCCGCCCTAGTCGCTTCCGCGTTGTTCTTTTCCGATGCGCACGTGCAACAGAGGAAGAGGAAACAGTTAAAGGATTCCCAGATTAGGTTCGAAATGGAGCATgagaagatttaa